Genomic segment of Kibdelosporangium phytohabitans:
TTGCTGCTGCGCTACCACGCCCAGGCCGCGGCGTTGTCCGGTGACCCGGCGCGGTGTGCGGCAGCCAGGGCGGCGATCGCGCCCCACATCGATCTGTGGGCAGTGACCGCGACGCTGATCGTGGACGGCCCGATGGTGCTCTGGGCCGCCGTGCTCGACGCCGCGCAGGAACGCTGGGACGAGGCCATCGCCGGGTTCACCGCCGCGTGCGAGTCCGCCGAGCGGCTGCGGGCCCGGCCGTGGGTGGTCGAAGCACGGTTCCGGCTCGCCACGACCCTGCTCGCCAGGTCCGGCCCCGGCGACGCCGACGCCGCTGCCGCCCTGTTCGACGAGGTGGCCGCGGAAGCGGCCGACCTGGGCATGGCCCACTTCACGACCCGGCCCGCGGTGGCGGTGCGCGACGCGCCGGCCAATGTTTTCCGTGTGGACAGTGGAGTGTGGACACTCGGGTTCGCGGGCCGGACAGTGCACCTGCCCGACGCGAAGGGATTGCGGGACCTGCACGTCCTCATCGGCGCGCCCGGGACCGACATACCCGCCGTGCGGCTGCTCAGCCCCGAGGGCGGCGAGGTCGTGGTCGCCGCGCGCGGGCTCGGCGGCGACGCCGTACTCGACGACCAGGCCAGAGCCGCCTACCAGCGCAGGCTCGCCGACCTCGACGAGGAGATCGACCGGGCCGCGGCTCGCGGGGCCGACCGCCGCGCGGCCGAGCTGGACCGGGAGCGGCACGCGCTGATCGAACAACTGCGTGGTGCCGTCGGCCTCGGTGGCCGCTCCCGCAGGCTCGGCGACGAGGCCGAGCGGGCACGCAAAGCGGTGACCAACCGCATTCGCGACACGTTGCAGCGACTGGCCAAGCGACACCCCGAACTGGCGGCTCACCTGCGGGCCTCAGTCACCACCGGCGCGCATTGCCGGTACCGGCCGGACGAGCCTGTCGCCTGGTCTCGGTGAGACCAGGCGACAGGCTGGGCCCAGCTCATCGCCGGTTGTAGCGGCGCATCGTGAGGGACCCGAAAACGAGGATCAGCACGGCGCACGAGACCAGCACCAGACCGATCCGTCCGCTGTCGGGGTTCCCCGACAGCACCCCGCGCATGGCGTCGACCAAGTGCGTGATCGGGTTGAGCTCGACGAGCGTGCGCACCAGGCCCGGCATCGTCTCCGGCCGCACGAAGACGCTGCTGAGGAACACCAACGGCATGATCACCATCATGCCGATGCCCTGCACCGCCTTCTCGCTGCGGACAACGAGACCGAGCATCGTCCACACCCAGGACAAGCTGAACGAGAACACCAGCAGCAGACCCACCGCCGCGAGCACGGCGAGCACCCCGCCGGCCGGGCGGTAGCCGAGCGCCGACCCAAGGCCGATCATCACCGCGCAGGCGAGCGCGTAGCGGACCAGATCGCCCAGCAGCGCGCCGACCAACGCCGCGGGCCGCCAGATCGGCAGGGTGCGGAACCGGTCGAAGATGCCCTTGGTGACGTCGATGTTGAGCGCGGTGCCGGTGTACATCGTGGTCATCGCCACGCTCATCGCCATCACCCCGGGCAGCACGTACTGCAGGTACTGCCCAGGCGATCCGGCCAGCGCGCCGCCGAACAGGTACGTGAACATCAGCATCGTGATGACCGGCATCAGCGTGACGTCGAACAGCTGCTCGGGCACGTGCTTGATCTTCAGCATCGCCCGCCAGCCGAACACGACCGACGCGGTGGGCGGGCTCGGCGGCCGGGGGCGGGTGCCGTCGAGCAACACGGTCTGCAGGTTCATCACTGCTCCTTCGGGGCGGTGAGGGCCAGGAAAACCTCGTCGAGGCTGGGCTGGCCGAGCGCGAACGTACTGACCTCGATCCCCTTGGCGCCCAGCTCGGTGAGCACGGTCGCGACCCGGGTGTTCGGGTCCTGGCCCGCGACCAGCCGCACGGTCAGCGCCGCCGGGTCGTCGCTCTGCTCGACCTGACGTCCCAAGACGTGGTGCAGCACGTGCTCCGCGTCGGCCCGCCGGTCCAGGTCACGCACCCGCACCTGCAGCGAGCCCGCGCCGACCTGGGACTTCAACTGGCCCGGCGTGCCTTCGGCGATCACCCGGCCGTGGTCGATCACCGCGATCCTGGCGGCGAGCTGGTCGGCCTCCTCCAGGTACTGGGTGGTCAGCAGGACCGTGGTCCCGGCCG
This window contains:
- a CDS encoding ABC transporter permease gives rise to the protein MNLQTVLLDGTRPRPPSPPTASVVFGWRAMLKIKHVPEQLFDVTLMPVITMLMFTYLFGGALAGSPGQYLQYVLPGVMAMSVAMTTMYTGTALNIDVTKGIFDRFRTLPIWRPAALVGALLGDLVRYALACAVMIGLGSALGYRPAGGVLAVLAAVGLLLVFSFSLSWVWTMLGLVVRSEKAVQGIGMMVIMPLVFLSSVFVRPETMPGLVRTLVELNPITHLVDAMRGVLSGNPDSGRIGLVLVSCAVLILVFGSLTMRRYNRR